A section of the Akkermansia muciniphila genome encodes:
- the rpsO gene encoding 30S ribosomal protein S15 has product MSNEINLQEFKMHEKDSGSSSYQIAHLTQRIAHLTDHLSTNKHDVSSRRGLLKMVALRRKLLDYVKREDLAQYQSLIQRLGLRR; this is encoded by the coding sequence ATGAGTAACGAAATCAATTTGCAGGAATTCAAGATGCATGAAAAGGATTCCGGTAGCTCCAGCTACCAGATCGCCCACCTGACCCAGCGCATCGCCCACCTGACCGACCACCTGAGCACGAACAAGCATGATGTTTCTTCCCGCCGCGGGTTGTTGAAAATGGTGGCTCTGCGCCGCAAGCTTCTTGATTACGTCAAGCGTGAAGATCTGGCCCAGTATCAGAGCCTGATCCAGCGTCTTGGCCTTCGCCGCTAA